A window from Lachnoanaerobaculum umeaense encodes these proteins:
- a CDS encoding alpha/beta hydrolase, which produces MKKIIIAIAIILVLIVIGWYCRFILGLASQIAAPEVSTLDKEISWEKEQGLWGNYDSYEKEEYIVKGYKDYELHVTLVKNPVESDKYVIISHGFKANRYGAVKYVDAYMNLGFNCIIYDLRDHGENAKTAVSLGQFESADLEKLIEDSYNRYGNIKLGLHGESMGAATSLMVLAKKPKVDFVVADCGFSNLYDLLHAAYDVAKVGAVLPSVNIAMKLRYGYDLKKTSPKDALVGNEVPVCFIHGEADTFILPENSEVNKAATAGYSELHLVPDAAHARSREVLGEAEYRGIISDFLNNIDFK; this is translated from the coding sequence ATGAAGAAAATAATAATTGCAATTGCAATAATACTTGTATTGATTGTAATTGGATGGTATTGCAGATTTATTCTTGGACTTGCGTCTCAAATAGCAGCACCTGAAGTATCTACACTTGATAAAGAGATATCATGGGAGAAGGAACAAGGGCTCTGGGGAAATTATGATTCATATGAAAAGGAAGAGTATATAGTAAAGGGCTATAAAGACTATGAACTGCATGTAACTTTGGTAAAAAATCCTGTAGAGAGTGATAAATATGTGATAATAAGCCATGGTTTTAAGGCAAATAGATATGGTGCAGTAAAATATGTGGATGCATATATGAATCTTGGATTTAACTGTATTATTTATGATTTAAGAGATCATGGTGAGAATGCAAAAACAGCCGTAAGTCTTGGACAGTTTGAGTCTGCTGATCTTGAAAAGCTTATTGAAGACAGTTATAACAGATATGGAAATATTAAGCTTGGGCTTCACGGAGAGTCTATGGGAGCAGCCACTTCATTGATGGTACTTGCAAAGAAGCCTAAGGTGGATTTTGTTGTGGCAGATTGCGGATTTTCAAACTTGTATGATCTGCTTCATGCAGCCTATGATGTGGCAAAGGTAGGCGCAGTACTTCCGAGCGTAAATATAGCAATGAAATTAAGATATGGCTATGATCTTAAAAAGACTTCGCCAAAGGATGCTCTTGTTGGAAATGAAGTACCTGTATGCTTTATACACGGCGAGGCAGATACATTCATTTTGCCTGAAAATTCTGAAGTAAACAAAGCTGCTACAGCAGGTTATTCAGAGTTACACTTGGTACCTGATGCCGCACATGCAAGATCCAGAGAAGTTCTGGGTGAAGCCGAGTATAGAGGCATAATAAGTGACTTTTTGAATAACATAGACTTTAAATAA
- a CDS encoding ABC transporter permease codes for MLYTLILKNMKSKYKDYIFYLVSSVIAVAGYIIISSYLNAMREVVKIENIKIMNSEISTLKWISYVFLLISLCFIIYTFLNYTKKKSRDYAIFIILGQKKSNLFKCIIIELLATYIVSMILGSMIGASFYYGSIYFFRKVFLYEFPMVIYPIKSYIFIYMIYFALYFISALCIYIKIRKMKLNDLLIEEQRADTLAKKGWYRFVFGIILSILSLYVILIQQGDIILRTFSSILLISIGLYFIFLSMAFPILQLLRGETKLYYKNFLFISNFVFRFNKFSKIIYFSLLSGIILLIFIGANIYNNIYANTVESYQMMYPNDFVIESYSVPNTLIESLKNSKIPMDISELEVSEIKNNQNIGNIRCVDIERYNTFRNKNWTLKSGEIIGIDLKLEEDFEALNGDSFISIYTINGQQFDYSIKSRYWENIFGVFENYGNEYLFLMNHRDYEDISRHGQNKHIIFVNAKEHGDQNRIKQVLNDYEQQDEMKVRIYEKDKYVEINRNVILCMLIVFVLVAIVITIFKNSAIYINTFSQIDYLSEKYKAYYIMGMNKKTIANTATRELQLPFLIPVILACILSMMYLYILSGVNRVEQRSQIYTFFAIFIVGYLTLEYIYYKILKKQFISYILRRLG; via the coding sequence ATGCTATACACATTAATATTAAAAAATATGAAATCAAAGTATAAAGATTATATATTCTATTTGGTAAGTTCAGTGATAGCAGTAGCAGGATATATCATTATATCAAGTTATTTGAATGCTATGAGAGAAGTTGTAAAAATAGAAAATATTAAAATCATGAACAGTGAGATCAGCACACTCAAATGGATCTCTTATGTGTTCCTGCTTATTTCGTTATGCTTTATTATTTATACATTTTTAAACTACACAAAAAAGAAAAGCAGAGATTATGCTATTTTTATTATTTTAGGACAGAAAAAATCAAATTTATTCAAATGTATAATAATTGAACTTCTTGCCACATATATTGTATCCATGATTTTGGGGAGCATGATTGGAGCGTCTTTTTACTATGGAAGTATATACTTTTTTAGAAAAGTGTTTTTATATGAATTTCCGATGGTTATATATCCAATAAAAAGCTATATTTTCATTTATATGATATATTTTGCTTTATATTTTATATCTGCTCTTTGTATTTATATTAAGATAAGAAAAATGAAATTAAATGATTTGCTTATAGAGGAACAAAGAGCAGATACATTAGCTAAAAAAGGCTGGTATAGATTTGTATTTGGAATTATTTTGTCTATACTTTCTTTGTATGTTATTTTAATTCAACAAGGAGATATAATTTTACGAACATTTTCTTCCATATTGTTAATTTCTATAGGGCTATATTTTATTTTTTTATCTATGGCATTTCCTATACTACAATTATTAAGAGGAGAAACAAAGTTATATTATAAAAATTTTTTATTTATAAGTAATTTTGTATTTCGATTCAATAAATTTAGTAAAATTATATATTTTTCATTATTAAGTGGAATAATCCTACTCATTTTCATAGGAGCAAATATTTATAATAACATATATGCAAATACAGTAGAAAGCTATCAAATGATGTACCCAAATGACTTTGTTATAGAGAGCTATTCTGTGCCAAATACCTTGATTGAAAGCCTGAAAAATTCAAAAATTCCTATGGATATATCTGAACTGGAGGTTTCGGAAATAAAAAATAACCAAAATATAGGGAATATAAGATGTGTAGATATTGAACGCTATAATACCTTTCGCAATAAAAATTGGACTCTAAAGAGTGGAGAGATAATAGGGATTGATTTGAAATTGGAGGAAGATTTTGAGGCATTAAATGGAGACAGTTTTATATCGATTTACACTATAAACGGACAACAATTTGACTATAGTATTAAAAGCAGATATTGGGAAAATATATTTGGAGTATTTGAAAATTATGGAAATGAATATCTGTTTTTGATGAATCACAGAGACTATGAGGATATCAGCAGACATGGACAGAATAAACATATTATATTTGTAAATGCAAAAGAGCATGGAGATCAAAATCGTATTAAACAAGTACTGAATGATTACGAACAACAAGATGAAATGAAAGTAAGAATATATGAAAAGGATAAATATGTAGAAATAAATAGAAATGTAATACTTTGTATGCTTATTGTCTTTGTATTGGTAGCCATTGTAATCACTATCTTTAAGAATAGTGCAATCTATATAAATACATTTAGTCAGATAGATTATTTGTCGGAAAAATACAAGGCGTATTATATTATGGGCATGAACAAGAAGACTATTGCTAATACTGCCACAAGAGAACTTCAATTGCCTTTTCTGATTCCTGTGATATTAGCATGTATATTATCCATGATGTATCTTTATATACTATCCGGTGTCAATAGGGTAGAGCAGAGAAGTCAGATTTACACTTTTTTTGCAATATTTATAGTTGGATATTTAACATTGGAATATATTTACTATAAAATACTTAAAAAACAATTTATTTCTTATATTTTAAGGCGATTAGGATAG
- a CDS encoding helix-turn-helix domain-containing protein, whose protein sequence is MEIGSKLKRLRVLAGLTQEELADRAELSKGFISQLENDITSPSIATLLDILQCLGVEIKDFFDEEAETQVVFTEEDYFIKEDKELNNTIKWIIPNAQKNMMEPILQTIEPGGLTYPDNPHDGEEFGYILSGTVEIHRGNDVYLAKKGEAFYFTSDKKHYISSKRGARLIWVSTPPNF, encoded by the coding sequence ATGGAGATCGGTTCAAAACTAAAAAGACTCAGAGTGCTTGCAGGGCTTACACAAGAAGAGCTTGCTGATAGAGCGGAATTGTCAAAGGGATTTATTTCGCAGCTGGAGAATGATATTACTTCACCGTCTATAGCAACTCTTCTTGATATTTTGCAATGCCTTGGAGTGGAAATAAAGGACTTCTTTGATGAGGAAGCTGAAACTCAGGTGGTTTTTACTGAAGAAGATTACTTTATAAAAGAGGATAAAGAACTAAATAATACTATTAAGTGGATAATACCTAATGCACAAAAAAATATGATGGAACCTATACTGCAAACTATAGAACCGGGAGGTCTGACATATCCTGACAACCCTCATGACGGAGAGGAGTTCGGATATATTCTTTCCGGAACTGTGGAGATACATAGGGGAAATGATGTGTATTTGGCAAAAAAAGGAGAGGCTTTTTATTTTACATCCGATAAAAAGCATTATATCAGCTCAAAGCGAGGTGCAAGACTTATTTGGGTCAGCACACCGCCTAATTTTTAA
- a CDS encoding ABC transporter permease: MNKDLRKVLSFPYILWMIGFTIIPLSLIFIYGLTDRSGSFTVANVLSIFAKDHFKALLLSIILSIVSTAICLVMAFPLALTLKSKKLNKGSLIVFIFILPMWMNFLLRTLAWLSLLEKNGIINTILNFLHLPNLNIINTPSAIILGMVYNYLPFMVLPIYNVLEKIDDNTINAARDLGANTMQTLTKVIIPLSIPGIVSGITMVFVPALTTFVISNILGGSKVLLIGNVIEQEFTKGSNWNLGSGLSLVMMIFILISMAFIAKYDKDGEGMSV; the protein is encoded by the coding sequence ATGAATAAGGATTTAAGAAAAGTACTCTCATTCCCATATATTCTTTGGATGATAGGTTTTACAATAATACCTCTATCACTTATTTTTATATATGGACTGACTGATAGGAGCGGAAGCTTTACAGTGGCAAATGTACTTTCAATATTTGCAAAAGATCATTTCAAGGCACTTTTATTGTCCATAATATTATCAATTGTAAGTACGGCTATTTGCCTTGTAATGGCATTTCCGCTGGCACTTACTTTGAAAAGCAAAAAGCTTAACAAGGGAAGTCTTATAGTATTTATATTTATTTTGCCTATGTGGATGAACTTCTTGCTTAGAACTCTTGCATGGCTTTCACTTTTGGAGAAAAACGGAATTATAAATACGATTTTAAACTTCTTGCATCTGCCGAATTTAAATATCATCAATACACCGTCAGCTATTATACTGGGTATGGTTTACAACTATCTGCCTTTTATGGTACTTCCTATATACAATGTACTTGAAAAGATAGATGACAATACAATAAATGCCGCAAGAGATCTTGGTGCAAATACAATGCAGACACTTACAAAGGTAATAATTCCCTTGAGCATTCCTGGTATTGTCAGCGGCATAACTATGGTATTTGTGCCGGCACTGACAACATTTGTTATCAGTAATATCCTTGGTGGAAGCAAGGTGCTGTTGATAGGAAATGTAATAGAGCAGGAGTTTACAAAGGGAAGCAATTGGAATCTCGGTTCCGGACTTTCACTGGTAATGATGATCTTTATACTTATCAGTATGGCATTTATTGCCAAGTATGATAAAGACGGGGAGGGCATGAGCGTTTGA
- a CDS encoding ABC transporter substrate-binding protein has product MKKKFVSIMTLMSMLSVAVLSGCGKSDAGAKAGSAGELYVYNWGEYIDESVVEEFEKETGIKVVYDMFETNEEMYPVLEAGGVVYDVVCPSDYMIEKMIQNDMLAEINFNNVPNIKNIDTKYMDMAKSFDPENKYAVPYTWGTVGILYNTSMVDDEITSWSDLWNPKYQGNILMQDSVRDAFMVGEKMLGYSMNTTDKAELEKVKEKLIEQKPLVQAYVIDQVRDKMIGGEAAIGVIYSGEMLYVQNEVANSGEDFELKYVIPKEGTNLWIDAWVIPKNAKNKENAEKWIDFLNRPEIAKKNFEYITYPTPNKAAFELLDKELQENTALFPTDDMLKNSEVFKYLGDEGDSLYNDLWKEVKGK; this is encoded by the coding sequence GTGAAAAAGAAATTTGTAAGTATAATGACATTGATGAGTATGCTTTCCGTGGCTGTATTATCAGGATGCGGAAAAAGTGATGCAGGTGCCAAGGCGGGCAGTGCGGGCGAGCTTTATGTATATAACTGGGGTGAGTATATTGACGAGAGTGTTGTGGAGGAGTTTGAAAAAGAAACAGGTATCAAGGTCGTTTATGATATGTTTGAGACCAATGAGGAAATGTATCCGGTACTTGAGGCAGGTGGTGTGGTATATGATGTAGTATGCCCTTCAGATTATATGATCGAGAAGATGATACAAAATGATATGCTTGCAGAAATCAACTTTAATAATGTCCCTAATATCAAGAATATAGATACAAAGTATATGGATATGGCAAAATCATTTGATCCTGAGAATAAATATGCCGTGCCATATACATGGGGTACAGTAGGAATACTTTACAATACTTCAATGGTGGATGATGAAATCACAAGCTGGAGCGATCTTTGGAATCCTAAGTATCAGGGAAATATCCTTATGCAGGATTCTGTAAGAGATGCCTTTATGGTTGGTGAGAAGATGCTTGGATATTCTATGAATACAACAGATAAGGCTGAGCTTGAGAAGGTAAAAGAAAAACTTATAGAACAAAAGCCGCTTGTACAAGCCTATGTAATAGATCAGGTAAGAGATAAGATGATTGGTGGAGAGGCCGCTATAGGTGTTATTTACTCAGGCGAGATGCTCTATGTTCAAAATGAAGTTGCAAATTCAGGAGAAGATTTCGAACTTAAGTATGTAATACCGAAAGAGGGTACAAACCTTTGGATTGATGCATGGGTAATTCCAAAGAATGCAAAGAACAAGGAGAATGCGGAGAAGTGGATAGACTTCTTAAACAGACCTGAGATTGCAAAGAAGAACTTTGAATATATTACATATCCTACTCCAAATAAAGCCGCTTTCGAGCTTTTGGATAAGGAGCTTCAGGAAAATACAGCACTCTTCCCGACAGATGATATGTTAAAGAACAGCGAAGTATTTAAATATCTAGGAGATGAGGGAGATAGCCTTTACAATGACCTTTGGAAAGAAGTGAAGGGAAAATAA
- a CDS encoding leucine-rich repeat domain-containing protein, with protein MVKNKILTKYVILTLLICSLIVLYLIITNLEYKIVVRDNTFIGIKDGIFKKKSDIVDFDIPYGVVSIGAFAFSSCDNLQSVNLPETVNSVDNYAFFECKKLQEIKLSSNLESIGDMSFYNCETLKYIELPNTLNEIGSSSFAECKNLKKIILPDSLESIGEFAFENCTNLREVKMSDSVSKVGENIFEGTEFINSLKPDEYGCIYLGNLLLKANDTKEYVKIKDSTKAIAAKAFINNIRIKNVDLPLGLIEIEDSTFEGCRTLESVIIPQGVKYLGEYAFLNSGLKRVVLPAGLEEISYGAFKDCYNLVEINLPSSIIDIKGGSFYGTKYLDSIKEDEYGCKYKENILLEYTGKSAEKIEIKAGTRLIAGSAFNNAESIKEVYIPKSVDHIGRYTFTKCHNLEKVEFEEDGKLTTVNGHSFDLCSNLKEIKLPKNIKTISEYAFFACGIETLRIPEKVEDMDLWAIAQCLSLKRIELPKSLKGKYYYPDYRPKIDLVFY; from the coding sequence ATGGTAAAAAATAAAATATTAACGAAATATGTGATTCTAACATTATTGATTTGTAGTTTGATAGTTTTATATTTAATTATTACAAACTTAGAATATAAGATAGTTGTAAGGGATAATACATTTATTGGAATAAAAGATGGTATTTTTAAAAAGAAATCTGATATTGTAGATTTTGATATTCCTTATGGTGTAGTTAGTATAGGAGCATTTGCCTTTTCTAGTTGTGATAATTTGCAATCGGTTAATCTGCCAGAAACAGTTAATAGTGTAGATAATTATGCATTCTTTGAATGTAAAAAATTACAAGAAATTAAATTATCTTCAAATTTAGAAAGTATAGGGGATATGTCATTCTATAACTGTGAAACACTAAAATATATAGAACTGCCTAATACCTTAAATGAAATAGGAAGTTCAAGTTTTGCCGAGTGTAAAAATTTAAAAAAAATAATTCTGCCAGACAGTCTTGAAAGTATTGGCGAGTTTGCATTTGAAAACTGTACTAATTTGAGAGAAGTTAAGATGTCAGATAGTGTAAGTAAGGTTGGTGAAAATATATTTGAGGGGACAGAATTTATAAATAGTCTTAAACCAGATGAGTATGGTTGCATTTATTTAGGGAACTTACTATTAAAAGCAAATGATACTAAAGAATATGTCAAGATAAAAGATTCTACAAAAGCTATTGCAGCAAAGGCATTTATTAATAATATAAGAATAAAAAATGTTGATTTACCACTTGGACTTATAGAAATAGAAGATAGTACCTTTGAAGGTTGTAGAACTTTGGAGTCAGTAATTATACCACAAGGTGTTAAATATTTAGGAGAATATGCTTTCCTAAATTCAGGGCTAAAAAGAGTAGTATTACCAGCCGGATTGGAAGAAATATCTTATGGAGCATTTAAAGATTGTTATAATTTAGTAGAAATTAATTTACCCTCTAGTATTATAGATATTAAAGGAGGGAGTTTTTATGGAACTAAGTATTTAGATAGTATAAAAGAGGATGAATATGGCTGTAAGTACAAAGAAAATATTTTACTTGAATATACAGGTAAAAGTGCTGAGAAAATAGAGATAAAAGCCGGAACAAGATTAATAGCAGGAAGTGCATTTAATAATGCAGAGAGTATAAAAGAGGTATATATACCTAAGAGTGTAGATCATATAGGAAGATATACATTTACTAAATGTCATAATTTAGAAAAAGTTGAGTTTGAAGAAGATGGTAAATTAACAACTGTAAACGGACATTCATTTGATTTATGCAGCAATTTGAAGGAAATAAAATTACCAAAAAATATTAAAACAATATCAGAATATGCCTTTTTTGCTTGTGGTATTGAAACTTTAAGAATACCGGAGAAAGTGGAGGATATGGATTTATGGGCTATTGCACAATGTCTTTCATTAAAGAGAATAGAACTTCCTAAGAGTTTAAAGGGGAAATATTATTATCCTGATTATAGACCAAAAATAGATTTAGTATTTTATTGA
- a CDS encoding ABC transporter permease, with product MIYSKIRKVLGDFYLVFILIFLYAPIATLMILSFNASKSRNRWGGFTFDWYGELFKSATIMSAFRNTLVIAFLSALIATIIGTVAAIGINNMRKVPKTVVMAVNNIPMLNADIVTGISLMLGFIAFGISLGFKTILISHITFNIPYVILSVMPKLKQTERVTYEAALDLGATPIMAFFKVVFPDIFPGVISGFLLAFTMSLDDFIITHFTKGAGINTISTLVYSEVRRGIKPSLYALSTIIFATVLILLIVSNIAQNKIKKR from the coding sequence TTGATCTATTCAAAGATAAGAAAAGTACTGGGGGATTTTTACCTGGTATTTATATTAATTTTTTTATATGCCCCGATAGCAACTCTTATGATACTAAGCTTTAATGCCTCAAAGTCAAGGAACAGGTGGGGGGGATTTACTTTTGACTGGTATGGTGAGCTTTTTAAAAGTGCTACAATAATGTCGGCCTTTAGAAACACATTGGTTATCGCATTTTTATCGGCACTTATTGCAACCATTATAGGAACTGTAGCAGCAATAGGTATCAACAATATGAGAAAGGTACCTAAAACTGTGGTAATGGCTGTCAACAATATACCTATGCTAAATGCAGATATTGTAACAGGTATATCTTTGATGCTTGGATTTATAGCTTTTGGAATAAGTCTTGGGTTTAAGACTATTCTTATAAGCCATATAACTTTTAATATTCCATATGTAATACTGTCGGTAATGCCAAAGCTTAAACAGACTGAGAGAGTTACATATGAGGCGGCACTGGACCTTGGTGCTACACCTATTATGGCATTTTTTAAGGTAGTGTTTCCGGATATATTCCCGGGAGTAATATCAGGATTTTTACTTGCCTTTACAATGTCGCTGGATGATTTTATAATAACACATTTTACAAAGGGTGCAGGTATAAATACTATATCAACTCTGGTATATTCAGAGGTCAGAAGAGGTATAAAGCCGAGTCTGTACGCCCTTTCTACAATTATTTTTGCTACCGTTTTGATACTGCTTATAGTATCAAATATTGCACAAAACAAAATAAAGAAAAGATAA
- a CDS encoding ABC transporter ATP-binding protein has product MSTSLIDLENISKSFDGEIVLDDLNLSIKENSFVTLLGPSGCGKTTTLRIIGGFVQADTGRVIFDGKDISNLPPNKRNLNTVFQKYALFPHMSIAENIAFGLKIKNKSKAYIDDKIKYALKLVNLSGYENRNINLLSGGQQQRIAIARAIVNEPKVLLLDEPLGALDLKLRQDMQYELIRLKNELGITFVYVTHDQEEALTMSDTIVVMNQGYIQQMGTPEQIYNEPENAFVADFIGESNIIGGTMVQDKLVDIFGAKFACVDVGFGINKPVDVVIRPEDIDLVEPEKGTLVGRVTHLIFKGVHYEMEVTTPNGYEWLVHSTDMFPVGKEVGISVDPFDIQIMNKPESEDEEAVGVNE; this is encoded by the coding sequence ATGTCGACATCCCTTATTGATTTGGAGAATATCTCAAAGAGTTTTGACGGAGAGATTGTTCTGGATGATTTAAATTTATCAATTAAAGAAAACTCATTTGTAACTTTACTCGGTCCGTCAGGTTGTGGTAAGACCACCACCCTTAGAATAATAGGTGGATTTGTACAGGCAGATACCGGAAGAGTGATTTTTGACGGTAAGGATATATCAAATCTGCCGCCAAATAAAAGAAATTTAAATACAGTATTTCAAAAGTATGCATTATTTCCTCATATGAGTATTGCAGAAAATATAGCCTTCGGTTTGAAGATAAAGAATAAATCAAAGGCATATATTGATGACAAGATAAAATATGCACTTAAGCTGGTAAACTTATCCGGATATGAAAACAGAAATATAAATCTGCTCTCAGGCGGACAGCAACAAAGAATTGCAATTGCAAGAGCTATAGTAAATGAGCCGAAGGTACTTTTACTTGATGAGCCGCTTGGAGCACTTGATTTAAAACTCCGTCAGGATATGCAATATGAGCTTATCAGACTTAAAAATGAGCTGGGTATAACTTTCGTTTATGTTACACATGATCAGGAAGAAGCGCTTACAATGTCTGATACCATTGTGGTTATGAATCAGGGATATATACAGCAGATGGGTACTCCGGAGCAGATATATAATGAGCCTGAAAATGCCTTTGTAGCTGATTTTATAGGAGAATCAAATATAATCGGCGGAACCATGGTACAGGATAAGCTCGTAGATATATTCGGAGCAAAATTTGCCTGTGTGGATGTGGGATTTGGCATCAATAAGCCTGTTGACGTTGTAATAAGACCTGAGGATATAGATCTTGTAGAGCCTGAGAAGGGAACTTTGGTAGGTAGAGTTACTCATTTGATATTTAAGGGTGTGCATTATGAGATGGAAGTCACTACTCCAAACGGATACGAGTGGCTGGTACATTCTACAGATATGTTCCCGGTAGGCAAGGAAGTCGGCATCAGTGTGGATCCTTTTGATATACAGATAATGAACAAGCCTGAGTCTGAGGATGAGGAGGCTGTGGGTGTAAATGAATAA
- a CDS encoding DUF5071 domain-containing protein: MSAVIDNLISKEEYNIYENRNISDENLEELAVLFQMEGNNLEDYLYLGNYKSKFCWFNILHIIEKMKYSMKIRYIPFLIRLLQDANWPAFEYAVSLLFSYNKSDLIPFIEDALWKAYKSDDGMWISGIDILLEHIPIKPSEFENPKTYGLLKYGDF, translated from the coding sequence ATGTCAGCAGTGATTGATAATTTAATTAGTAAAGAAGAATATAATATTTATGAAAATAGAAATATATCAGATGAAAATTTGGAAGAATTAGCCGTATTATTTCAAATGGAAGGTAATAATTTAGAAGATTATCTTTATTTAGGTAACTACAAATCTAAGTTTTGCTGGTTTAATATTCTACATATTATAGAAAAAATGAAATATTCTATGAAGATTAGATATATACCGTTTTTGATAAGATTGTTACAAGATGCCAACTGGCCTGCATTTGAATATGCAGTTTCTTTATTATTTTCTTATAATAAAAGTGATTTGATTCCATTTATAGAAGATGCATTGTGGAAAGCATATAAAAGTGATGATGGAATGTGGATATCAGGAATTGATATACTATTGGAACATATCCCTATAAAGCCAAGTGAATTTGAAAACCCCAAAACCTATGGCTTGTTAAAATATGGAGATTTTTAG
- a CDS encoding VOC family protein encodes MRKIEIKSLVSVFKVSNIEKSIAWYKNWLGEPDVIPMDGVAEYQLSSNSWLQLSCEEKDSIETSSIVVGVEDINQTKKTLDECGIKTSEIIDYEVVLVFDVFDIDGNKITFAKEV; translated from the coding sequence ATGAGAAAAATAGAAATAAAAAGTTTAGTAAGTGTATTCAAGGTATCAAATATAGAGAAATCAATTGCCTGGTATAAAAATTGGCTTGGAGAGCCTGATGTTATTCCAATGGATGGAGTAGCTGAATATCAATTGTCCTCAAATTCATGGCTGCAATTATCCTGTGAGGAAAAAGACAGCATAGAAACAAGCTCTATTGTAGTAGGAGTCGAAGATATAAATCAGACAAAGAAAACCTTAGATGAGTGCGGCATTAAAACAAGTGAAATTATAGATTATGAAGTTGTTTTGGTATTTGATGTATTTGATATTGACGGCAATAAGATAACATTTGCCAAGGAAGTATAG